One region of Bosea sp. 29B genomic DNA includes:
- the ispG gene encoding flavodoxin-dependent (E)-4-hydroxy-3-methylbut-2-enyl-diphosphate synthase — MSDQPLTCLPEGPDAAPAPRKRTVPVMVGHVQVGGGAPIVVQSMTNTDTADIPATVGQVAALARAGSELVRITVDRDEAAAAVPHIRERLDILGIDVPLIGDFHYIGHKLLSDHPACAEALAKYRINPGNVGFKDKKDKQFGQIVELAIKHGKSVRIGANWGSLDQELLTALMDINAAAPKSLDARAVMREAMVQSALLSAERAEEIGLAKDKIILSAKVSGVQDLIAVYRMLAERGDYAIHLGLTEAGMGSKGLVASSAALGVLLQDGIGDTIRFSLTPEPGGDRTLEVKASQELLQTMGFRAFVPLVAACPGCGRTTSTVFQELAMDIQSWISTSMPEWKTRYPGIEALNVAVMGCIVNGPGESKHADIGISLPGTGETPTAPVFVDGKKVATLRGPSIAADFKTMVEDYVERRYGARAAAAE, encoded by the coding sequence ATGAGCGACCAGCCGCTGACATGCCTGCCCGAGGGGCCTGACGCCGCTCCGGCGCCACGCAAGCGCACCGTGCCGGTGATGGTCGGCCATGTGCAGGTCGGCGGTGGCGCGCCGATCGTCGTGCAGTCAATGACCAATACCGACACCGCCGACATCCCGGCCACGGTCGGGCAGGTTGCGGCGCTGGCGCGGGCCGGCTCGGAGCTGGTGCGCATCACCGTCGACCGCGACGAGGCGGCGGCGGCGGTGCCGCATATCCGCGAGCGGCTCGACATCCTCGGCATCGACGTGCCGCTGATCGGCGATTTCCATTATATCGGCCACAAGCTGCTGAGCGACCATCCGGCTTGCGCTGAGGCGCTGGCGAAATACCGGATCAATCCCGGCAATGTCGGCTTCAAGGACAAGAAGGACAAGCAGTTCGGCCAGATCGTCGAGCTCGCGATCAAGCATGGCAAGAGCGTGCGGATCGGTGCCAACTGGGGCTCGCTCGACCAGGAACTGCTGACGGCGCTGATGGACATCAACGCGGCTGCGCCAAAATCGCTCGATGCGCGCGCGGTGATGCGCGAGGCGATGGTGCAGTCGGCCCTGCTCTCTGCCGAGCGAGCCGAGGAGATCGGCTTGGCCAAGGACAAGATCATCCTCTCGGCCAAGGTCTCGGGCGTGCAGGACCTGATCGCGGTCTACCGCATGCTGGCTGAGCGCGGCGACTATGCCATCCATCTCGGCCTGACCGAGGCCGGCATGGGCTCGAAGGGCCTCGTCGCCTCCTCGGCGGCGCTCGGCGTGCTGCTGCAGGACGGGATCGGCGACACCATCCGTTTCTCGCTGACGCCGGAGCCGGGCGGCGACCGGACGCTGGAGGTCAAGGCCTCGCAGGAATTGCTGCAGACCATGGGCTTTCGGGCCTTCGTGCCGTTAGTCGCGGCCTGCCCGGGCTGCGGGCGAACGACCTCGACGGTGTTCCAGGAACTGGCGATGGACATCCAGAGCTGGATCTCCACCTCCATGCCAGAGTGGAAGACGCGCTATCCCGGCATCGAGGCGCTCAACGTCGCGGTGATGGGCTGCATCGTCAACGGCCCGGGCGAATCCAAGCACGCCGATATCGGCATCTCGCTGCCGGGCACGGGCGAGACTCCGACCGCGCCGGTCTTCGTCGACGGCAAGAAGGTCGCGACCCTGCGCGGACCGTCGATCGCCGCCGACTTCAAGACGATGGTCGAGGATTACGTCGAGCGGCGCTACGGCGCCCGCGCTGCCGCGGCCGAATAG
- a CDS encoding transcriptional repressor, with amino-acid sequence MQPASDAHHHDHAHDHEHGLCQHAHDHSRHAATGLARAEKVCRERGLRLTPIRRKALEALYSDHKPVGAYDLADRISPPGGRRLAPISIYRALDFLVEQGFVHRLSSRNAFIACPHGHGANEAVAFLICEVCGGVDEDASPAMRQAIRGMAEGRHFQTSYQVVEIVGRCEHCRDAGARSDQLALQA; translated from the coding sequence ATGCAGCCTGCAAGTGACGCCCATCACCACGATCACGCCCATGATCATGAGCATGGTCTCTGTCAGCATGCGCACGATCATTCGCGCCACGCCGCCACCGGACTGGCGCGGGCCGAGAAGGTCTGCCGCGAGCGCGGCCTGCGCCTGACGCCGATCCGGCGCAAGGCGCTGGAGGCGCTCTATTCCGACCACAAACCGGTCGGCGCCTATGATCTGGCGGACCGGATCTCGCCGCCGGGTGGACGTCGCCTCGCGCCGATCTCGATCTATCGGGCGCTCGACTTCCTGGTTGAGCAGGGTTTCGTGCACCGTTTGAGTTCGCGCAACGCCTTCATCGCCTGCCCGCACGGCCATGGCGCCAATGAGGCGGTGGCGTTCCTGATCTGCGAGGTCTGCGGAGGCGTCGACGAGGACGCCTCGCCGGCGATGCGTCAGGCGATCAGGGGCATGGCCGAAGGCCGGCACTTCCAGACCTCCTATCAGGTGGTCGAAATCGTCGGCCGCTGCGAGCATTGTCGCGACGCTGGAGCCCGTTCCGATCAGCTTGCGTTGCAAGCATGA
- a CDS encoding 3-hydroxybutyrate dehydrogenase has translation MFLKDRTALVTGSTSGIGLAYARALAAEGANVVINGFGDADAIEKERAGIEADFKVKARYSAANMMKPDEIAAMVAEAEKEFGAIDILVNNAGIQHVAPVDEFPIEKWDQIIAINLSSAFHATRAALPKMKEKGWGRIINTASAHAFVASPFKSAYVAAKHGIAGFTKTVALEVATKGITVNAIAPGYVWTPLVEKQIPDTMKARGLTKEQVINDVLLLAQPTKEFVTVEQVAALAVFLCTDSAKSITGTTLPMDGGWTAA, from the coding sequence ATGTTCCTCAAAGATCGCACTGCCCTCGTCACCGGCTCCACCTCCGGCATCGGCCTCGCCTACGCCCGCGCACTCGCTGCCGAAGGTGCCAATGTCGTGATCAACGGCTTCGGCGATGCCGACGCGATCGAGAAGGAACGCGCTGGCATCGAGGCCGACTTCAAGGTCAAGGCGCGCTACTCGGCCGCCAATATGATGAAGCCGGACGAGATCGCCGCCATGGTGGCCGAGGCCGAGAAGGAGTTCGGCGCGATCGACATCCTCGTCAACAATGCCGGCATCCAGCATGTCGCCCCGGTCGACGAGTTCCCGATCGAGAAATGGGACCAGATCATCGCGATCAACCTGTCCTCGGCCTTCCACGCCACGCGCGCCGCTTTGCCGAAGATGAAGGAAAAGGGCTGGGGCCGGATCATCAACACCGCGTCCGCCCACGCCTTCGTCGCCTCTCCGTTCAAATCGGCCTATGTCGCCGCCAAGCACGGCATCGCCGGCTTCACCAAGACGGTGGCGCTGGAAGTCGCGACCAAGGGCATCACCGTCAACGCGATCGCGCCGGGCTATGTCTGGACGCCTTTGGTCGAGAAGCAGATCCCCGACACGATGAAGGCCCGTGGCCTGACCAAGGAGCAGGTCATCAACGACGTGCTGCTGCTGGCCCAGCCCACCAAGGAGTTCGTCACCGTCGAGCAGGTCGCGGCGCTCGCTGTCTTCCTCTGCACGGATTCGGCCAAGTCGATCACCGGCACCACCTTGCCGATGGATGGCGGCTGGACCGCCGCGTGA
- a CDS encoding patatin-like phospholipase family protein, with protein MTGRKRSRVPQVKGLAGPKAEKSVNLALQGGGAHGAFTWGVLDEILADGRIAIEAITGASAGAMNAVVLTEGWLDGGSDGARTALENFWRRISVDGKYGGSERSLLDTMLGAWTDGRPPGLIWFELLSKVASPYDVNPLNINPLRGVIADLIDFGKVNGCADVNLFISATNVRTGKIKIFTREELTADHLMASACLPMLFQAVEISGEAYWDGGYMGNPPLFPLFYEAAGDDILLVQINPLERRELPTNARAIQDRLNEITFNASLLRELRAIDFVNRLVDDGKLSTGDYKRVLMHRIDGGLPLAQLTSSSRLNSEWNFLLSLRDLGRTAAKRWLKRNYAAIGVQGTLDLKEAIS; from the coding sequence GTGACCGGCCGCAAGCGCAGCCGCGTCCCGCAGGTCAAGGGCCTGGCGGGGCCGAAGGCCGAGAAATCGGTCAACCTCGCGCTCCAGGGCGGGGGCGCGCACGGCGCCTTCACCTGGGGCGTGCTCGACGAGATCCTCGCCGATGGCCGCATCGCCATCGAGGCGATCACCGGCGCCAGCGCCGGCGCGATGAACGCGGTGGTGCTGACCGAGGGCTGGCTCGACGGCGGCAGCGACGGTGCCCGCACGGCGCTGGAGAACTTCTGGCGCCGGATCAGCGTCGACGGCAAATATGGCGGCTCGGAGCGTTCGCTGCTCGACACCATGCTCGGTGCCTGGACCGATGGGCGCCCGCCGGGGCTGATCTGGTTCGAGCTCCTGTCGAAGGTGGCGAGCCCCTATGACGTCAATCCGCTCAACATCAATCCCCTTCGCGGCGTGATCGCCGACCTGATCGACTTCGGCAAGGTCAATGGCTGCGCCGACGTCAATCTCTTCATTTCGGCGACCAACGTCCGCACCGGCAAGATCAAGATCTTCACGCGCGAGGAACTGACCGCCGACCATCTGATGGCTTCCGCCTGCCTGCCGATGCTGTTCCAGGCGGTCGAGATATCAGGCGAGGCCTATTGGGACGGCGGCTATATGGGCAATCCCCCACTCTTCCCGCTGTTCTACGAGGCCGCCGGTGACGACATCCTGCTGGTCCAGATCAACCCGCTCGAGCGCCGGGAATTGCCGACCAATGCGCGGGCGATTCAGGATCGGCTCAACGAGATCACCTTCAACGCCTCGCTGCTGCGCGAACTGCGCGCCATCGACTTCGTCAACCGCCTGGTCGACGACGGCAAGCTCTCGACCGGCGACTACAAGCGCGTGCTGATGCACCGGATCGATGGCGGCCTGCCGCTGGCACAGCTCACCTCCTCCTCGCGCCTCAATTCGGAATGGAATTTCCTGCTCAGCCTGCGCGACCTCGGCCGCACCGCGGCGAAACGCTGGCTGAAGCGCAATTACGCCGCCATCGGCGTACAGGGGACCTTGGACCTGAAGGAAGCGATTTCGTAA
- a CDS encoding L,D-transpeptidase: protein MIIDDSKADARKMHEIALLGRPAGLIGRRSFLAGSAAGLGALALGGCTTDGMSLAEAQKLYGPVPEEKFPIPAIDVTHVDPKYFRKTVAYNTKEAPGTIIVDPGNYYVYRVEDGGNATRYGANVGRDGFRWTGDAYVGRKSEWATWTPPKEMIKRQPEAAKYARGMPGGLDNPLGARTLHLYQNGAYTLYTIYASLDAESIGNGITSGCIGLLTQDMIHLYNNTPVKTKVVVLPA from the coding sequence ATGATCATCGACGATAGCAAGGCCGATGCCCGCAAGATGCACGAGATCGCCCTGCTCGGGCGCCCGGCGGGCCTCATCGGCCGCCGCTCCTTCCTGGCCGGCTCGGCCGCCGGTCTCGGCGCGCTCGCGCTCGGCGGTTGCACGACCGACGGCATGAGCCTCGCCGAGGCGCAGAAGCTCTACGGGCCGGTGCCGGAAGAGAAATTCCCGATCCCGGCGATCGACGTCACTCATGTCGATCCGAAATATTTCCGCAAGACGGTCGCCTACAACACCAAGGAAGCGCCGGGCACGATCATCGTCGATCCCGGCAATTACTACGTCTACCGCGTCGAGGACGGCGGAAACGCAACCCGCTATGGCGCCAATGTCGGCCGCGACGGCTTCCGCTGGACCGGCGACGCCTATGTCGGGCGCAAGTCCGAATGGGCGACCTGGACGCCGCCTAAGGAGATGATCAAGCGCCAGCCGGAAGCGGCCAAATACGCCCGCGGCATGCCGGGCGGCCTCGACAACCCGCTCGGCGCACGCACGCTCCATCTCTACCAGAACGGCGCCTACACGCTCTACACGATCTACGCCTCGCTCGATGCGGAATCGATCGGAAACGGCATCACCAGCGGCTGCATCGGCCTGCTCACGCAGGACATGATCCACCTGTACAACAACACGCCGGTCAAGACGAAGGTGGTCGTGCTGCCGGCCTGA
- a CDS encoding DUF1059 domain-containing protein has protein sequence MGRKFIDCREFPSEMNCSIAIGADSEGELLEAAVQHAVKVHGHQDTSELRDMLRSVIKDGIPPEKAPSRAA, from the coding sequence ATGGGACGCAAATTCATCGACTGCCGTGAATTCCCGAGCGAAATGAACTGCTCAATCGCGATCGGCGCCGATTCCGAAGGCGAACTGCTGGAGGCCGCCGTCCAGCATGCCGTCAAGGTACACGGGCATCAGGATACGTCCGAACTGCGGGATATGCTCAGGAGCGTCATCAAGGACGGCATTCCCCCGGAGAAAGCGCCGAGCCGGGCCGCCTGA
- a CDS encoding methyltransferase codes for MVDATLDRLAFIRAHTRLLPVPHAPEISLHVAEEATELWQKTEDELATISLPPPFWAFAWAGGQALARYILDHPETVRGSRVLDFASGSGLVAIAAAKAGAAEVIAADIDAFAAAAIGLNAQANGVSIEARLDDLIGLDQGWDVILAGDICYERELAAQVIDWLSGLSQRGATVLIGDPGRSYLPKDRLAEVATYQVPVTRALEDAEIKKSSVWRLAGEGR; via the coding sequence ATGGTCGACGCCACGCTGGATCGGCTCGCTTTCATCCGTGCTCATACGCGGCTCTTGCCGGTGCCGCATGCGCCGGAGATTTCGCTGCATGTCGCCGAGGAAGCGACCGAACTCTGGCAGAAGACAGAGGACGAGCTGGCGACGATCAGCCTACCGCCGCCGTTCTGGGCCTTCGCCTGGGCCGGCGGGCAGGCGCTGGCGCGCTATATCCTCGACCATCCCGAGACCGTGCGCGGCAGCCGCGTGCTCGATTTCGCCAGCGGCTCCGGCCTTGTCGCCATCGCGGCGGCAAAAGCTGGGGCGGCTGAGGTGATCGCCGCCGATATCGACGCCTTTGCCGCCGCCGCGATCGGGCTCAACGCCCAAGCGAACGGCGTCTCGATCGAGGCCCGCCTCGACGATCTCATCGGTCTCGACCAGGGCTGGGACGTCATCCTCGCCGGCGACATCTGCTATGAGCGCGAGCTGGCGGCGCAGGTGATCGACTGGCTCTCGGGCCTCTCGCAGCGCGGCGCGACCGTGCTGATCGGCGACCCCGGCCGCAGCTATCTGCCCAAGGACAGGCTCGCCGAGGTCGCGACCTATCAGGTGCCGGTGACGCGCGCGCTGGAGGATGCCGAGATCAAGAAGAGCTCGGTGTGGCGGCTGGCGGGCGAGGGGCGATAG
- a CDS encoding glycosyltransferase family 4 protein: MARQKLLFVATEDWFFVSHFLPMARAAAEMGLDVAVIARERNHRKAIEATGARLIALEAERRSLSLVALVKQVMALKRLIEREKPDILHCIALKPIALAGLAGRLAGVERRVYALTGLGFLGAREGAAADAARLAAKFWLREAVDGPQVRFLFENPDDPVTLGLDPADAGKVAIVGGAGVDPLVLMPEPMPPQPPLKVALVARMLWSKGVDLAVEAVTLARKQGARVELTLHGAPDPSNPKAVPEATLREWSARPGITWAGPTRDIEGVWRGHHVCCLPSRGGEGLPRTLLEGAACGRALLTTDVPGCRSFVRTGQDGFVVPANDTAALAQALVTLAASPSQVERMGVSARERLLAGYTERDVMDGVKGLYRSLLGQRQADLVA; encoded by the coding sequence ATGGCCCGCCAGAAGCTGTTGTTCGTCGCCACCGAGGACTGGTTCTTCGTTTCGCATTTCCTGCCGATGGCTCGCGCTGCGGCGGAGATGGGGCTCGACGTTGCGGTGATCGCGCGGGAGCGCAATCACCGCAAGGCGATCGAGGCGACGGGCGCAAGGCTGATCGCGCTCGAGGCCGAGCGGCGCTCGCTCTCGCTGGTGGCGCTGGTCAAGCAGGTCATGGCGCTGAAGCGCCTGATCGAGCGCGAGAAGCCCGATATCCTGCACTGCATCGCGCTGAAGCCGATCGCGCTCGCCGGCCTCGCCGGACGGCTTGCCGGGGTCGAGCGGCGGGTCTACGCCCTGACCGGCCTCGGCTTCCTCGGTGCGCGCGAGGGCGCAGCCGCCGATGCGGCGCGGCTGGCGGCGAAATTCTGGCTGCGCGAGGCGGTCGACGGGCCGCAGGTCCGTTTCCTGTTCGAGAATCCCGATGATCCCGTCACTCTTGGGCTCGATCCGGCCGATGCCGGCAAGGTCGCAATCGTCGGTGGCGCCGGCGTCGACCCGCTGGTCCTGATGCCGGAGCCGATGCCGCCGCAGCCGCCGCTCAAGGTCGCGCTGGTTGCCCGCATGCTCTGGTCGAAGGGTGTGGACCTTGCGGTCGAGGCGGTGACCTTGGCGCGCAAGCAGGGTGCGCGGGTCGAGTTGACGCTGCACGGAGCACCCGACCCGTCCAATCCCAAGGCGGTGCCGGAGGCGACCTTGCGCGAGTGGTCGGCGCGGCCGGGGATCACCTGGGCCGGCCCGACGCGCGATATCGAGGGCGTCTGGCGGGGGCACCATGTCTGCTGCCTGCCCTCGCGCGGCGGCGAGGGCCTGCCGCGGACCTTGCTGGAAGGCGCCGCCTGCGGGCGGGCGCTGCTGACCACCGACGTGCCGGGCTGCCGCTCCTTCGTCCGCACCGGCCAGGATGGCTTCGTCGTGCCGGCCAACGACACTGCCGCATTGGCGCAGGCGCTGGTGACGCTCGCTGCTTCGCCCTCCCAGGTCGAGCGCATGGGCGTGAGCGCGCGCGAGCGCCTGCTCGCCGGCTATACCGAGCGCGACGTGATGGACGGGGTGAAGGGCCTTTATCGCTCCCTGCTCGGCCAGCGCCAGGCGGATCTGGTCGCGTGA
- a CDS encoding M20 family metallopeptidase, whose protein sequence is MDNRNDLWRHVDASKERFIELSDRVWAIPEVCYTEKRSVAEHVAELQHQGFRITENVADIPTAVIGEAGEGGPVIAFLGEYDALPGLSQESGVAKHSEIETGGHGHGCGHNLLGSAALLAATAMKNWLAENKLPGRVRYYGCPAEEGGAAKAFMVRAGAFKDADIAISWHPSSFWEVTPPLSLANTRADFIFTGRASHAAASPELGRSALDAVELMSVGVNYMREHMPSDARVHYALLDTGGIAPNVVQAHARVRYSIRARDLPGMLELVGRVKKIAEGAALMTETTMEMKIVSAVSNVVGNGPLEQALQGIMEDLGPPHFDDADKEFARQIRATLSQKDIAAVWRAIGVQKTDAELADFTVPLDSPRNPAIGSTDVGDVSWVVPTVQAHAPTVAIGTPFHTWQVVAQGKMPAAHKAMIQVAKAMAATGAAVLTDPALMAAAKADFQKRVAADGGYTSPVPAEVKPPLTMSTGG, encoded by the coding sequence ATGGACAATCGCAACGACCTCTGGCGTCACGTCGACGCCAGCAAAGAGCGCTTCATCGAGCTCAGCGACCGGGTCTGGGCCATTCCCGAGGTCTGCTACACCGAGAAGCGCTCGGTCGCCGAGCATGTCGCGGAGCTCCAGCACCAGGGCTTCAGGATCACCGAAAACGTCGCCGATATCCCGACCGCGGTGATCGGCGAGGCCGGCGAAGGCGGCCCGGTCATCGCCTTCCTCGGCGAATATGACGCCCTGCCCGGCCTCAGCCAGGAATCGGGCGTTGCCAAGCACAGCGAGATCGAGACCGGCGGCCACGGCCATGGCTGCGGCCACAACCTGCTCGGTTCGGCCGCCCTGCTCGCTGCGACCGCGATGAAGAACTGGCTCGCCGAGAACAAGCTGCCCGGCCGCGTCCGCTATTATGGCTGCCCGGCCGAAGAAGGCGGCGCCGCCAAGGCCTTCATGGTCCGCGCCGGCGCCTTCAAGGATGCCGACATCGCCATCTCCTGGCACCCGAGCAGCTTCTGGGAGGTCACCCCGCCGCTCTCGCTGGCCAATACCCGCGCCGATTTCATCTTCACCGGCCGCGCCTCGCATGCCGCCGCCTCGCCCGAGCTCGGCCGCAGCGCCCTCGACGCCGTCGAACTGATGAGCGTCGGCGTCAACTATATGCGCGAGCACATGCCGAGCGATGCCCGCGTCCACTACGCCCTGCTCGACACCGGCGGCATCGCCCCCAACGTCGTCCAGGCCCATGCCCGCGTGCGCTATTCGATCCGCGCCCGCGACCTGCCGGGGATGCTCGAGCTCGTCGGCCGGGTCAAGAAGATCGCCGAGGGCGCGGCGCTGATGACCGAGACGACGATGGAGATGAAGATCGTCTCCGCCGTCTCCAATGTCGTCGGCAACGGCCCGCTGGAGCAGGCGCTGCAAGGCATCATGGAAGATCTCGGCCCGCCGCATTTCGACGACGCCGACAAGGAGTTCGCCCGCCAGATTCGCGCGACCCTGTCGCAGAAGGACATCGCCGCCGTCTGGCGCGCGATCGGCGTGCAGAAGACCGATGCCGAGCTCGCCGATTTCACGGTGCCGCTCGATTCCCCGCGCAACCCGGCGATCGGCTCGACCGATGTCGGCGACGTCAGCTGGGTCGTCCCGACCGTGCAGGCGCATGCCCCGACCGTCGCGATCGGCACGCCCTTCCACACCTGGCAGGTGGTTGCGCAGGGCAAGATGCCCGCGGCGCACAAGGCGATGATCCAGGTCGCCAAGGCGATGGCCGCGACCGGCGCCGCCGTGCTGACCGATCCGGCGCTGATGGCGGCCGCCAAGGCCGATTTCCAGAAGCGGGTCGCCGCCGATGGCGGCTATACCTCGCCGGTCCCGGCCGAGGTGAAGCCGCCGCTGACGATGTCGACCGGCGGTTGA
- a CDS encoding TRAP transporter large permease subunit — MLFGLSNPELGVVMLVLFIVFIMLGFPIAFTLMALGVGFGYWAMGDTVFSLVVQRTYSVMANDVLVSIPLFIFMGYIIERANILDRLFHSIQLSLGNVPGSLAIATLATCAIFATATGIVGAVVTLMGLLAFPAMLRAGYDVKLSAGVVCAGGCLGILIPPSVMLILYGATAGVSVPKLYAGALFPGLLLAGLYMLYVLIRCWLNPALAPKLPKEQTDVPWTRVLWALLTSFFPLTILIMSVLGCIFFGLATPTEAAAVGSLGSLILAAAYRSLTFGKVKDSVILTARTSAMVCWLFVGSFIFSSIFAILGGHEPIKNLVTAMNLSPTMFLIVAQLIIFVLGWPLEWTEIIVIFVPIFLPLLEFFKIDPLFFGILIALNIQTSFLSPPVAMAPFYLKGIAPPHVSINQIFAGVMPYLAIVVFAMILVYVFPGIALWLPKYLYG, encoded by the coding sequence ATGCTGTTCGGTCTTTCCAATCCGGAACTGGGCGTGGTGATGCTCGTCCTGTTTATCGTCTTCATCATGCTCGGCTTCCCGATCGCCTTCACGCTCATGGCTCTGGGCGTAGGCTTCGGCTACTGGGCGATGGGCGATACCGTGTTCAGCCTCGTGGTCCAGCGCACCTATTCGGTGATGGCCAACGACGTGCTGGTCTCGATCCCGCTCTTCATCTTCATGGGCTACATCATCGAGCGGGCGAACATCCTCGACCGGCTGTTCCACTCAATCCAGCTTTCATTGGGCAACGTGCCGGGCTCGCTCGCGATCGCGACGCTGGCGACCTGCGCGATCTTCGCGACCGCGACCGGCATCGTCGGCGCGGTGGTGACGCTGATGGGGCTTCTCGCCTTCCCGGCGATGCTGCGGGCGGGCTACGACGTCAAGCTCTCGGCCGGCGTGGTCTGCGCCGGCGGCTGCTTGGGCATCCTGATCCCGCCCTCGGTGATGCTGATCCTCTATGGCGCGACCGCCGGCGTCTCGGTGCCGAAGCTCTATGCCGGGGCGCTCTTTCCCGGCCTGCTGCTCGCCGGCCTCTACATGCTCTATGTACTGATCCGTTGCTGGCTCAACCCGGCACTGGCGCCGAAGCTGCCGAAGGAGCAGACCGACGTGCCGTGGACGCGGGTGCTCTGGGCGCTGCTGACCAGCTTCTTCCCGCTCACCATCCTGATCATGTCGGTGCTCGGCTGCATCTTCTTCGGCCTGGCGACGCCGACCGAAGCGGCGGCCGTCGGCTCGCTCGGCAGCCTGATCCTCGCGGCCGCCTACCGCTCGCTCACCTTCGGCAAGGTCAAGGACTCGGTGATCCTGACGGCGCGGACCTCGGCCATGGTCTGCTGGCTCTTCGTCGGATCCTTCATCTTCTCGTCGATCTTCGCCATTCTCGGCGGTCACGAGCCGATCAAGAACCTGGTCACGGCCATGAACCTGTCGCCGACCATGTTCCTGATCGTGGCGCAATTGATCATCTTCGTGCTGGGCTGGCCGCTGGAATGGACCGAAATCATCGTGATCTTCGTGCCGATCTTCCTGCCGCTGCTGGAGTTCTTCAAGATCGACCCGCTGTTCTTCGGCATCCTGATCGCCTTGAACATCCAGACTTCGTTCCTGTCGCCGCCGGTGGCGATGGCGCCGTTCTATCTCAAGGGTATCGCGCCGCCGCATGTCTCGATCAACCAGATCTTCGCCGGCGTGATGCCCTATCTGGCGATCGTCGTGTTCGCGATGATCCTGGTCTATGTCTTTCCGGGGATCGCGCTCTGGCTGCCGAAATATCTCTATGGCTGA
- a CDS encoding TRAP transporter small permease subunit gives MKLILAIDKFNTAIGKLAGWTILILTLAISYEVFSRYALRAPTEWAFDVSYILYGTLFMLAGPYALARNAHVRGDFLYREWSPRTQAKFDLALYILFFFPGIIALAWAGYKFAAFSWMIGEHSSNSPNGPPLYHFKSLIPIAGVLMTVQGLAEVARCVICLRTGEWPPRLHDVEETEKLILEQAAQAAPDAGKTV, from the coding sequence ATGAAACTGATCCTCGCGATCGACAAGTTCAACACCGCCATTGGCAAGCTCGCCGGCTGGACGATCCTGATTCTGACGCTGGCGATCAGCTACGAGGTGTTCTCGCGCTATGCGTTGCGGGCTCCGACCGAATGGGCCTTCGACGTCAGCTATATCCTCTATGGCACCCTGTTCATGCTGGCCGGGCCCTATGCGCTCGCCCGCAACGCGCATGTGCGCGGCGATTTCCTCTATCGCGAATGGAGCCCGCGGACGCAGGCCAAGTTCGATCTTGCGCTCTACATCCTCTTCTTCTTTCCCGGCATCATCGCGCTGGCCTGGGCCGGCTACAAATTCGCGGCCTTCTCCTGGATGATCGGCGAGCATTCCTCGAACTCGCCGAACGGGCCGCCGCTCTACCATTTCAAATCGCTGATCCCGATCGCCGGCGTGCTGATGACCGTGCAGGGGCTGGCCGAGGTGGCGCGCTGCGTCATCTGCCTGCGCACCGGTGAGTGGCCGCCGCGGCTGCACGATGTCGAGGAAACCGAGAAGCTCATTCTCGAACAGGCCGCGCAAGCCGCGCCGGATGCGGGGAAGACGGTCTGA